The following coding sequences lie in one Acidobacteriota bacterium genomic window:
- a CDS encoding serine/threonine-protein kinase: MFIGKQIGPYRILSRDRLADTRCFHKATHIERRETVALLFLKRPPRQDDPAESQFLQKLALYATLDHSNLARLFPIEAHEDLHILPMEFMHGTTLAETIGAGPCDFDQALQTAIQAARALLEVHENGLVHGQLTSRSLFLQEGNQVKLLDAVLPYLPPHLVLQDPEAPESRAPDPPAGQPPLLHLSYRAPEQVRGEPADARSDLFSLGAVLYEISLGEFLFTGEDGVALDRQIQDRELPRLISVRPHTSPGWSRLLGALLQKDPGDRYPSAYELLSDLEKLNYGFSLDKLAFRPANPRLTRRGFFRSFTGDPEE; encoded by the coding sequence GTGTTCATCGGCAAGCAGATCGGCCCTTACCGAATTCTCTCCAGAGACCGGCTGGCGGACACCCGGTGCTTCCATAAGGCGACCCACATCGAGCGACGGGAGACCGTCGCTCTCTTGTTCCTGAAGCGCCCGCCGCGGCAGGATGACCCTGCCGAATCGCAGTTCCTGCAGAAGCTGGCTCTCTACGCCACCCTGGACCACTCCAACCTGGCCCGACTCTTCCCGATCGAGGCCCACGAGGACCTTCATATTCTCCCCATGGAGTTCATGCATGGGACCACGCTGGCCGAGACGATCGGCGCGGGCCCTTGCGACTTCGACCAGGCCCTTCAGACAGCCATTCAAGCCGCCCGCGCACTGCTGGAGGTACACGAGAACGGCCTCGTCCACGGACAACTCACCTCACGCAGCCTGTTCCTGCAGGAAGGCAACCAGGTCAAGCTGCTCGACGCCGTCCTGCCCTATCTGCCGCCCCACCTGGTCCTGCAGGATCCGGAGGCCCCGGAGTCGCGGGCACCGGACCCTCCAGCGGGTCAGCCGCCCCTGCTGCACCTCAGCTACCGGGCGCCGGAGCAGGTGCGGGGGGAGCCTGCAGACGCCAGGAGCGACCTGTTCTCCCTGGGGGCCGTGCTTTACGAAATATCTCTGGGGGAGTTTCTCTTCACGGGTGAGGATGGGGTCGCACTGGACCGGCAGATCCAGGACCGGGAGCTTCCCAGGCTGATTTCGGTACGGCCCCACACATCTCCGGGCTGGAGCCGCCTGTTGGGAGCCCTCCTGCAAAAGGACCCGGGCGACCGATACCCCTCCGCCTACGAGCTGTTGAGTGACCTGGAAAAGCTCAACTACGGATTCAGCCTGGACAAACTGGCATTTCGCCCGGCCAACCCCAGGCTCACCCGCCGCGGATTCTTCAGAAGCTTTACCGGCGACCCGGAGGAATGA
- a CDS encoding single-stranded DNA-binding protein, whose translation MAGSVNKVILVGRLGQDPEVRYTQGGTAVANLRIATDETWKDQSGERQQRTEWHTVVLWRRLAEICGQYLSKGRLVYIEGKLQTRSWQDREGNKRYSTEVQADNMVMLGGRSEEGQAAPAAQPAAVANSDTGASDDDIPF comes from the coding sequence ATGGCAGGTTCAGTCAACAAGGTGATTCTGGTGGGCAGGTTGGGACAGGACCCCGAAGTCAGATACACGCAAGGAGGCACGGCGGTCGCCAACCTTCGCATCGCCACCGACGAGACCTGGAAGGATCAGAGCGGCGAAAGGCAGCAGCGAACGGAGTGGCACACGGTCGTCCTCTGGCGAAGACTGGCGGAAATCTGCGGCCAGTACCTCAGCAAGGGAAGGCTGGTCTACATCGAGGGGAAACTGCAAACCCGGAGTTGGCAGGACAGGGAGGGCAACAAGCGCTACTCCACCGAGGTTCAGGCCGACAACATGGTCATGCTGGGCGGCCGATCCGAGGAAGGACAAGCGGCGCCGGCAGCCCAACCCGCCGCTGTAGCCAACTCGGACACCGGGGCTTCCGACGACGACATCCCATTTTAG
- the ybgF gene encoding tol-pal system protein YbgF has translation MAMLPASAQKREIIRLQADVSIMQQQLRELQKGFDSDIAVLKDLVEKLFDQSNRMQAALEGMKSSNRQTETAVGAKIDSLETQFSVVNTGIDMVMERINKLSMQMAETKTQVVESLDNPRRPSGAPSPEALYNSAYGDYLKGSYDLAREGFQEYVNNYPQTELSDNALYWIGETFYGIRNFAEAVDAFDRVIQIYPKGDKVPAAILKKGFSYLELENRQAGVKELRWVIQKHPSSEEAKIARNRLKILGVSARAPRRKASRR, from the coding sequence ATGGCGATGCTTCCGGCCTCGGCTCAAAAAAGGGAAATCATCCGGCTGCAAGCCGACGTTTCCATCATGCAGCAGCAACTGCGGGAACTGCAGAAGGGCTTCGACTCCGACATCGCTGTCTTGAAAGACCTGGTTGAGAAGCTCTTCGACCAGTCGAACAGGATGCAGGCCGCTCTTGAAGGCATGAAGTCATCGAACCGACAGACGGAAACGGCCGTCGGGGCCAAGATCGATTCGCTGGAGACCCAGTTCTCGGTGGTCAACACTGGAATCGACATGGTGATGGAAAGAATCAACAAGCTCTCCATGCAAATGGCGGAGACCAAGACTCAGGTCGTCGAGTCCCTGGACAACCCGCGGCGCCCGAGCGGTGCTCCGTCTCCGGAGGCACTCTACAATTCCGCCTACGGCGACTACCTCAAGGGCAGCTATGACCTGGCCCGGGAGGGATTTCAGGAATACGTCAACAACTACCCGCAAACCGAACTCTCGGACAACGCTCTCTATTGGATCGGCGAAACCTTTTACGGGATCCGGAACTTTGCCGAAGCTGTAGATGCCTTTGACCGGGTGATACAGATCTACCCCAAGGGCGACAAGGTCCCGGCGGCGATCTTGAAGAAGGGGTTCAGCTACCTGGAGCTCGAAAACCGGCAGGCCGGGGTCAAGGAGCTCCGCTGGGTCATCCAGAAGCACCCGTCCTCCGAAGAGGCCAAGATCGCCAGAAATCGTCTGAAAATCCTGGGCGTATCGGCACGCGCCCCTCGCCGGAAGGCGTCGCGCCGCTGA
- the pal gene encoding peptidoglycan-associated lipoprotein Pal: protein MKNRKSLNVAALCLFALLIAISGGCKKKVPVAPPEEPAPPPPPPKPTATLTANPTTIQKGKSSTLTWSTTNATNVSIDQGIGDVSTSGSRSVSPSSSTTYTLTAKGEGGTTTASARVTVTAPPPPPPKPKKREPTVEEMFTKKVKDIYFDYDKSEIRDDARTTLAAASEFLKKYPQVSFTIEGHCDERGSEEYNLGLGDRRANAALSHLTSMGISSSRVKTISYGKERPQCMESNESCWQKNRRAHFVLSR from the coding sequence ATGAAAAACAGGAAGTCCTTGAACGTGGCTGCCCTGTGCCTGTTCGCGCTCCTCATCGCAATCTCGGGCGGCTGTAAGAAGAAGGTGCCGGTCGCGCCTCCGGAAGAGCCTGCGCCGCCTCCCCCGCCGCCCAAGCCCACGGCGACCTTGACGGCCAACCCGACAACCATCCAGAAGGGAAAGTCCTCGACCCTGACCTGGAGCACCACCAACGCCACCAACGTCTCCATCGACCAGGGAATAGGCGACGTGAGCACCAGCGGGTCGCGCTCGGTATCTCCCAGTTCTTCCACGACCTATACGTTGACCGCCAAGGGCGAGGGCGGAACCACTACTGCAAGCGCCCGGGTGACGGTCACGGCACCGCCCCCACCGCCTCCCAAGCCCAAGAAGAGAGAACCGACTGTCGAGGAGATGTTCACCAAGAAGGTCAAGGACATCTATTTCGACTACGACAAGTCGGAGATCCGGGACGACGCCCGCACCACCCTGGCGGCGGCCTCCGAGTTCCTCAAGAAATACCCGCAAGTCAGCTTCACCATTGAAGGCCATTGCGACGAGCGGGGCAGCGAGGAATACAACCTGGGTCTGGGCGACCGCAGAGCCAATGCCGCCCTCAGCCATCTCACCTCCATGGGAATCTCCAGCTCTAGGGTCAAGACCATCAGCTACGGCAAGGAGAGGCCCCAGTGCATGGAGTCCAATGAGTCCTGCTGGCAAAAGAACCGCCGGGCCCATTTCGTGCTGAGTCGCTGA